The sequence TCCGTGCGAATGGAACCTTCCGAGTTCCCGCGGCGGCATCTTCAGGGTTATTCACGGCGTCGAGTTCTTCGACTACGCCATCCGGATAGTTGTCGATCACGACTTTCAACGGTCGGAGGACCGCCATGACGCGCGGCGATCGTTTGTTCAAGTCCTCTCGGATGAAGTGTTCGAGCAACTGCATCTCGACGATGGCGTCGCGCTTGGCGACACCGATGTGGTCGCAAAAGGCGCGAATGGCTTCCGGCGTCACACCTCGGCGACGAAGGCCCTTGAGTGTGGGAAGGCGAGGGTCGTCCCAGCCGGCCACCAGCTTCTTGGAGACCAATTCGAGCAGTTTGCGTTTGCTCATCACGGTGGAGGTGAGATTGAGTCTCGCGAACTCGATCTGCTGGGGACGATGTGGAGCTTCTGACTCTGCCACGACCCAATCGTACAACGGTCGGTGGTCCTCAAATTCAAGGGTGCAGAGGGAATGGGTGATCCCCTCGATGGCATCAGAGAGTGGATGGGCAAAATCATAGGCGGGATAGATGCACCATGCGGCTCCCGTCCGATAATGGGTGGCGTGCCGAATTCGATAGAGGATGGGGTCGCGCAGATTGATGTTAGGCGATCCCATATCGATGACGGCACGTAAGACATGAGTACCATCGGTAAACTCTCCGGCTCGCATGCGCGCAAAGAGGTCCAGGTTCTCTTCCACGGACCGAGTTCGAAAGGGACTGTTGCGCCCAGGCTCTGTCAGCGTGCCGCGGTTCTCACGAATGTGGTCGGATGAGAGACTGTCGACATAGGCCTTGCCTTTCTGAATCAAAACAACGGCGAACGCATAGAGCTGCTCAAAGTAATCCGAGGCATAGAACATCTTCCCATTCCAATCGAATCCCAGCCACCGGACGTCTTCCTGAATAGCCTGAACATACTCCGGATCCTCGGTGGTGGGATTCGTATCGTCGAACCGCAGGTGACAGATTCCCGCCGGTGTCTCGTTCGCAATTCCAAAATTCAGGACAATGGACTTGGCGTGCCCAATGTGGAGGTAGCCGTTGGGTTCAGGAGGAAATCGTGTGACGACTCGACCTTCGTGTTTGCCGGATGCGCGATCGGCGGCGACGATGTCTCGAATGAAATTCGATGCGGTTGTGGAGTCAGAAGCCATCAAAAAGTCTTCTGTGGTGATCTACGTTCGGTCATGATGACAGATGAATCGCACGAGGGAGTTCTATCATAGACTGGCTGAAGAGAGAAACGGGGAATGCTTACGTGGATGGTTCAGCAGCGGAATGGTCCGGTGGCGGCATGACGCTGAAATCCTTTTGTGCGATGAGATGGCCTTCCATGCGCAGCCGAAATTCATATCGCCCCGGCGCGGGAAAAATGAGCAGGGGAACGTTGATTCCGAAGTCCGAAATCTGGAGCCGATCGACGATGTCGATGTTGGGAAGGGTAGCCCGGCAGACAAGTTGCTCCGCGTTGAGATAGATCAAGTCGATATCGAAATGATACAGGCCCTCTGCGTCGGTTAGGCAGAAGTAGAGTCCCACCTGTTGATGCTGAAAAGGAAATGAAGGCGCCTGAAGGTGGGTGAAAATTCCGATCAAACTTTTCTTTTTCGTTAAACTGTCTTCGATGACCTGGTCGCAGACGAGGAAGGCTTGCACGGTAGGTTTTGGAATGTCAGTCATGGCGCTTGTCTAGGGATATGAAATGTCGATGGTCACTTGGATCTTGTTGTTCTATGAACAGGAAGACAAGCTCTCGGTATCGCGGAAGGACTATGTATCTGATCGCCTACCGCTGGTGCCGAATCAATAAAGGGCGCTGGGGGAGTTGAGCTCGAGATACGTTGATAGAGGGTGAACCAGGTCACCCTAGAGTGGCTGGTCCACCACGACTCTCGACGATGTCGCCAAATAGCGTTCTACCGGAGCCAATCCGACAGTAGTGGGGGGTGATTTCCACCTCCACTCCCCGATGCGAGTAAAACCTCCCGAACAAGAGAGCGACTTTGTGCTCCGATGTCATCGCTGCGCTGAGAACGATCCCACCGGACTGTAGATCCATCAAGCGAACCGATGGACCATCAACCGACGAAAGGCTCTGCCCAAGGTGAACCTCGACGGCAAATCGCTCTCGCTCGTTCAGCGTGAGAACATTACGGCGGAGATGGGCGATGCGGGTACCGTGTGCGTCGTATAGATCGAGAGTGATGAGAAAGGGCGCGTGCTCACGGTTTGTCTCGATGACGACTTGCTCTTTTTCATGAATCTTGACGACGCCGTTGGTGCTTCGGAAGATATTGGATCCAATACACAGTTCGAGTCCTGGCCTGGTGAGGGCTCCACCCGCTGCAGGGTGACCTAATGGACCGGTCCTGCGAAACACTGCCGGTTCATCCATTCAACATCCTCAATCCTCAGTGCCCATCCTGGTGTGCGAAGTTGGCGCAGTACAGTAGGCAGCTTCATCTAAAAATTTTTTGGACGCTATGCTTTCTGGTCGTTCCTGTCAAGACTCGCCAGGGGAGAGATAGGCAAGTATTTTGGCCCCCTGCAAACGGCCCATCTGGAAAGCGCCGATGTGCGCTCCCTTAGCGGGATAGCACTTCATTGCAAACAGAAAACCGCTTATGCTACGGTCCAGTTCTCGGACAGTTACTGGATGGTCCCATCGTCTAGCCTGGCCTAGGACGGAGCCCTCTCAAGGCTTAAACACGGGTTCGAATCCCGTTGGGACCACCACCTTGATTTTATTGAAGTTTTAGGCTCCGTGTTCGAGGAACATGCGAATGTTCCTCGAACATGGATTCTTCCTCGCTCCGAACACTCTCCAGCATCTGCCGTGCAGGTTCCTCGTAAAACGACACCGCTTGCTTCAGTTGGGCCGGACGAATCATCGTGTAGATCTGCGTGGTATCGATGCGCGCATGACCAAGCAGCGCGCGCACCTGCTCCAGATCGTGGCGCCGCTCCAAGACTTCCATGGCGACACCATGGCGCAGATCATGCGGCTTCAACATGGGATAGCCGATCATCCGTCCATAGAGTTTGCACAACCGCCAGATGTTTTTCCCGGTCATCGGCGCACGATGCTTCCCGATGGACCGGCGACCCCACACGGACCAAAAGAGCGGCGTCTCTGGTGTGAGTGTGGTGACGGACGGTGTGAGAACCTGCGCGACATACGCATGCAGGTACCGCATGACAGGTTCCGGTAACGGAATGTCTCGCGTCTTTCCGCCCTTCACTCGCACACGCCGCAATCCCCAGAGCCCATCCAAGTGTCTGGCTTGGAGGGTTGCCACGGATTCTCGACGCATCCCCGAGAAACGCAGAATCAGGAAGATTGCGACATCACGAGGCCGCTGCCGTTTCCTGGCCGCTTCAATCAATGCATCCATCAGGGCCGGCGTCGGCACCTGCTTAGGCGGCTCGATCCGATGCGGAGGCCGATCCATTCCGCTGATGGGATTCGCTGGTAAGACCTCGCGCTTGACCAGCCAGGCACAGAAGCTGGACAACGTCGACTGTCGACTTCGGATTGTGCCGAGTGTGAGATCCCGTGCAGCCATCTCATCCATCCAGTCCTGAATCACGGCCTTGATCAAGTCCGAGAGTCTGGCGACTCGTCCGAAGCGCGCGCGTCCGAAGAGAAGAAACTGTTCCAGGTTCCAGCGATAGGTTTGCACCCCTCCTTCCGTCTTCCCTCGCTGTTTGAGTTGGTACTGACAAAACTGCTCCACCAATTCCACTAACGGTCGGGTCATGACAGCCCCTTTCCGGTCCCTGCCACGACTACGACTTCGCCGAGCGGCAGTATGCGGAGGGACGACCCACCCGTCAAGCGAAGAGGAAAGCAGTTCTGAGTCTATGTCCATGGGCGCACTTGAGTCTGTCATCATGCTGCGTGTCGAAAATCGGGGGCGTCGTTCGACACCCCCGAACCCCCTTCTTGTGCTCGCGTCAGAACGCCAGCCATTCAGTGGCGGCTGAGCTTCGCGAGGAGCAGCAGGCCAACCCTCCTGCCGCATCCAGGTTCGCCTCCTGCAAGGCGCTGCGCTCAGCGACTAGGATTCTTCGTTCCCTGCCCGGGCTGGTGGTAGGGGCAGGGAACCGTGTTGAGTTATCGGATAAGCGCCTTCAGTTGGTCTTTCTCCAGCGTGGTCCCAAATTCCCGTTCCAGCCGGTCGGCCATCTCCTGCCAGGTTCGTCCCGCGGCTTTCATCTCCTTGAGCACGGTGAGGGCGTGTGCCAGGGAGCGGTCGCTGTGATCTCCTGGTTGGTCGGCGTCCTTGCTCCCAAAGGCCTTGGAGAGTGTCTGGCCGAGGCTGTGGGCCAACGTTTCTTTCTTCACGGATGTGCTCGGAGGCGTGACAGTGTGCCTCAGGCGCCGAGGCTTGTCCCAGTAGGGGCTCTTGCATCCGGGACACCGAACCGGCTTTCGTGGTTGGCGAGGCCACCAGGATTTGCCGCAGCGGTAACAACGTTGCTGGTTCAGACTGCCAGGCCGTTCCCTTCCCGATAGGAGCACTCTCAAGCGAGCAGGGTTTTGGTCTATCCGCGTGGAAAGGCTCATGATTTGGTGTCTGGAAATAGCGCCCCCGTTTGACTAGGCGGGGGCTGTGCCTTGATGGGCAATCGGCGTGCGCCGCTTGCGGCGCATCGCCGGGCGCTCCGATAGGCCTCGGCCTGACGTTGCATCAGGCGGTGGACTTCCTCCAGGTCAAACCGAAGCGCGGTTTTGGCTCGGATCGCGGGGAGGTCTCCTCTCCGGTAGGCCCGTCGAATCGTATCGGTGCTGACCCGCAAGAGTGCAGCCAACTCTCGAACCGACACGCGGTGATCGTGGAATGTCCCTTTCATGTTCTCTCTCCATAACCAGGCCTGCTGGAACAACGAGACTCGAGTGTCGCCAGGGGCGAGCGTAGCGGACTGAGCGAAGAAAGGAAATTAGGCAGGAAGGGACAGGAGAGGTCACCAGGGGTCAGGAATGGTCACCTCGTTCTCAGGGAGACGACTCACAGGGTGCTCCGTCAAACGCCGAATAGCCGCTCCTAGACTGACCGAAGTCGAGTAGGTGAGTATTGCGCGAGGTACAGGTCGACAGAATTTCGATGCTGCTCAGAAAATATTTTCCGGGGGAGGCGGAGGAATATGGCCCGGCATGCACTGCGAGGCAATTCGCTACTACCGCCTTTACGCGGGTCTGGGACAATCCAGTCGACGCCGACTATGATTGGCTATGAATTGATGGTTCTGGCCTTGTGAGGTCAGGTGATTGCTTTTTCGGAGTGCCGAACGTTGACTGTTACGTTAATTGGTATACCCGTCCCACGGCCGGCGGGGTGATCGCTTTGCGCACAAAGTCTTCCCGCACTTGTTCTAATCGACGCATGATGTCGGCGGAGTAGTACGCCTCTCCGCATTGCGAACAAGCCTCGGCGTCGACGGTCACCAGGAGGTGATCGTTCCCGATCTTGATTTCCGCCTCCACTTTCTTCGCTCTGACCTCGCCGCGCTTACAAATGACACATGTCATCGCACTTTCCTCCGTCGCCAATCAGCTTCCCATCGTGCGGGATCTGGCTGATAGACCGTGATGATGATCAGTCGGCCTTCGTCCACGACTGGCGCGCACACGACGTGCAAAGGTCTGCCTTCCTGGGTGCGTCCAAAAATGAGGCAACTCGGATACGGCCCGTCATCAGGATACTCCTCGATGATTCCACCAGAGTCAAGCACCCCCAGAATTTCGTCAACGGAGATGCGGCCCAACGGCTCCGTTTCCATCTCCCGGCGGGCGTGATCTGTAAAGCGACAACCCTGGACGCACTGACGAATCGTATCATAGTTCATGCGGCGTTGGCGCTCCTCCACACATCAGATGATGCTTCTCCTCCGCCCCACGATTTTCTTGGACACACCATTGGGGCATACTGTCCCCATCATTGATGGAGGTGTTCATGGCGAAATCGAAAACAGAGCGAGGCCGGTTTTCCTCGCGCAAGAAGATGGAGGTGGTGCTGCGCGTGCTGCGTGGCGACGATCTCGATGTGGTCTCGCGGGAAGCCGGGATCACCGCCGCGACGGTGTCAGAGTGGCGGGACCAGTTCGTGGCCAGTGGACAGGCCGGGTTGAAGAGCCGGGCCGCCGAGGGCCGCGACGACGAACTCGTGCGGCTGAAGGCCTTGGTCGGAGATTTGACGATGCGGCTGGAATTGTCGAGGGAGGCGGTCCAGCGGCTACGAGGTGGCGTCCCTTTGGCCACCGGGAGGTCGACGCGATGAGCCACGCCACGTCACCTTCCACGCATCGACGGTATGGTGTGGTCCGGGTCTGTCAGGAATGGGACCTGAGTCGGTCCACCTTTTATGCCCAGCCGGGCCGTCGCGTCTCACCGCCCCGTGAGCCGGCGAAACGGGGCCCGAAGACGGCATACACCGACGAGGTGCTCACCGGGCACATTCGGCAGGTGCTGGCCGCCTCGCCGTTTCTCGGGGAAGGGCACCGCAAAGTCTGGGCACGGCTGCGGGCGCAAGGCATTCGTACGTCCAAACCGCGTGTCCTCCGGCTCATGCGGCAGGCTCATCTCTTGGCACCCACTCGGGTGGCCCGCGTCGTGGGACCGCGGGTCCACGACGGGACGATCACGACCGAGCGTCCGAATCAGATGTGGGGCACCGATGCGACCAGCACGGTGACGCAGCAGGATGGACTGGTCACGGTCTTCGTCGGCATTGATCATTGCACCCTCGAAGGGATCGGCATCCATGCGGCGAGGCGCGCCACTCGCTTCGAGGCGTTGGAGCCGATTCGTCAGGGCGTGCGTCAGCAGTTCGGCACGTTCGCGGCCGGCCGTGCGACGGGCGTGCAAGTGCGGCATGATCACGGCAGTCAGTATATGAGTGACGATTTTCAGACGGAACTCCGATTCCTGGGCATCACGTCGAGTCCAGCATTCGTGCGCGCCCCAGAAGGCAATGGCGTCGCCGAGCGGTTCATTCGCACGCTCAAGGAGCAGCTGTTGTGGGTGCGTACGTTCCAGACCGTCGAGGACCTCCGCCGCGCACTCCACGACTGGCTGCGTCTCTATAATGAGCAGTGGCTCGTCGAGCGGCATGGGTTTCGCTCACCGACCCAGGTGCGGCGAGATCTCCTCGCACCATCGGAGGCCGCGTGACAATGTTGATCGTTGAGACTTGGCGGCCGCTTGTGCAATGGTCCCCGAAAGATGACGCACACACTTGGCTGAGGAGCGACGATCGCCGAGCGATGCGACCCACAGGTCGGGTCAAATACAGCTACAACGGTGTCCAAGAAATCGTGGGCGGTACACTTCAGTGCTGTGGGAGAGAGCATCGTAGCGGATGTTTGCCCAAAATGCATCCAGTGTCAGAAGGCGAAATCTTGCGGGGAGGGTGAAGCGTGGTACCGTCACGGCATGACGCAGCTCGCCTCCTGGCGTCCTGAGATGGCCGCTCAAGTGGAGCAAATCGTGACGAACGTGATCGAACTGGCCGACACCGACACCCTAGATCTACAGCCTTCGCGAGCCGTCGTACAGGAGGTGCTCGATTTCCTCGATGAACGCCAAGCGGGGTGACATCTGGCTGGCCGATCTTGGGTTGGCTGCCAAGACCCGCCCTGTTCCGGCCTTTACTGTTTCCAGGTTTCCACGACTAAATTCGGAATCCGTTGAAAGTGGTCGAGGTTATTCGTGACGACTGTGAGTTGCGCGTCAAGCGCTGTCGCAGCAATGAGCAGATCGGCATCAGGCAGCAGTGCGCCACGTCGATAGAGTTCTGCGTACAGGGTGGCCGCACGTTCAATAACGCGGTCTGTCAGGGGGAGAATGACACACCCCTGACACAACGTGTCAAAAGCGGCCTCTTGCGCGTGAGCTTGTTTAGCCTTGAGGCCTCGCAGGATTTCGTAGCGGGTGATGATCGAGAACGAGATTCGACTGTGTTCGGCCAAATAGAGACGTGCCCGGTGTGTGACCTGTGGATGTTGCTTGAGTAATTCGGAGAGGATATCCGTATCGAGGAGCACGGGAGCCTGAGGCATCAGGCTGCGGGCTCACGGAAGAACTGTCGGCGATCCAAAGCAATGGTTTCCACTTCTGCGATCTGGTCGACCGTCAGGCCCTGATAAACCTGTGCCGCTTGCCGCAGAATCTCGTCTGCGCTCACCGACGCCGTAGTGTCCACAGTCACTTGAACCTCCGCCTCGTCGGCGAGGGCGAGTGGTTCCAACGGTAGTAGCACGCCATCGTGGTACCGGGCTTTGATAGTCTGGCGCATGATTGTCACCCTCACGAGAAAGTCACTGAAGCAATCCTACTCTTAAATTCGGGGAAAAGGAAACGGAGAGAGACAGCATGTTTCCATCGCGCAGATAATTGGGAGCCGTCTAAACAAAGGTGCCCGGCCTCTTAAACCCCGCCTCGCCCCTATTTCTCAATCCCTTCATTTAGAGAGGGGTAAACATACTTGATCTTCTCTGTGCTCCAATTATCGAAGACCCACACTCGTTCGAACGGACACCTGGGTAAGGCTTCGAGAACATAGCTGTGAAACTCAGACTGCCAATCGAAGCTATCGGAAGAAGGCTGGCTTATGTAATAGGCCAAGAGTTCGATTGGGTGATTTTTGGAGTAATTCTTTTTACATTTCTTCTCAATCTGTCCGAATATCTCCTCAGTGTGTTCAGTCATTTCCATGACATCAAATGCTGGGCCATCACGGACTCCACGAGTCACTGAAATTTCGCGTACGACTTTCCGTAAGGTAGGCGGCACCGGGATATACTCCACCGAGGTCCGGCTTTGCTTATGTAACTCATCAACTACTATAGGGACCGACTGGTGACGCTGTGGAAATAGGACATCTTCGAAAAAACCGACGTAAATGTGGGCGTCACTAAACTTGTCTGCTATCTCAGGATATCTTTTACAATCTGTCTCGAAGGCTTTTCTCAGTTTCTGGCCATCCTCCATTCCCTTTACAAACGCTGGCGTCACGATTTCCACCAGTTCAAAGGCAACTTTTCCTCTATTCTGAATCTCGCAAAAAATATCTGGGGCGGGCGGCGATTGACTCCTGATTGAGC is a genomic window of Candidatus Nitrospira kreftii containing:
- a CDS encoding HTH-like domain-containing protein (modular protein), which gives rise to MSHATSPSTHRRYGVVRVCQEWDLSRSTFYAQPGRRVSPPREPAKRGPKTAYTDEVLTGHIRQVLAASPFLGEGHRKVWARLRAQGIRTSKPRVLRLMRQAHLLAPTRVARVVGPRVHDGTITTERPNQMWGTDATSTVTQQDGLVTVFVGIDHCTLEGIGIHAARRATRFEALEPIRQGVRQQFGTFAAGRATGVQVRHDHGSQYMSDDFQTELRFLGITSSPAFVRAPEGNGVAERFIRTLKEQLLWVRTFQTVEDLRRALHDWLRLYNEQWLVERHGFRSPTQVRRDLLAPSEAA
- a CDS encoding transposase, which encodes MAKSKTERGRFSSRKKMEVVLRVLRGDDLDVVSREAGITAATVSEWRDQFVASGQAGLKSRAAEGRDDELVRLKALVGDLTMRLELSREAVQRLRGGVPLATGRSTR
- a CDS encoding Ribonuclease VapC, yielding MPQAPVLLDTDILSELLKQHPQVTHRARLYLAEHSRISFSIITRYEILRGLKAKQAHAQEAAFDTLCQGCVILPLTDRVIERAATLYAELYRRGALLPDADLLIAATALDAQLTVVTNNLDHFQRIPNLVVETWKQ
- a CDS encoding hypothetical protein (conserved protein of unknown function), with the translated sequence MKGTFHDHRVSVRELAALLRVSTDTIRRAYRRGDLPAIRAKTALRFDLEEVHRLMQRQAEAYRSARRCAASGARRLPIKAQPPPSQTGALFPDTKS
- a CDS encoding hypothetical protein (conserved protein of unknown function), yielding MTQLASWRPEMAAQVEQIVTNVIELADTDTLDLQPSRAVVQEVLDFLDERQAG
- a CDS encoding glutamyl-tRNA synthetase; protein product: MASDSTTASNFIRDIVAADRASGKHEGRVVTRFPPEPNGYLHIGHAKSIVLNFGIANETPAGICHLRFDDTNPTTEDPEYVQAIQEDVRWLGFDWNGKMFYASDYFEQLYAFAVVLIQKGKAYVDSLSSDHIRENRGTLTEPGRNSPFRTRSVEENLDLFARMRAGEFTDGTHVLRAVIDMGSPNINLRDPILYRIRHATHYRTGAAWCIYPAYDFAHPLSDAIEGITHSLCTLEFEDHRPLYDWVVAESEAPHRPQQIEFARLNLTSTVMSKRKLLELVSKKLVAGWDDPRLPTLKGLRRRGVTPEAIRAFCDHIGVAKRDAIVEMQLLEHFIREDLNKRSPRVMAVLRPLKVVIDNYPDGVVEELDAVNNPEDAAAGTRKVPFARTLYIEQDDFREDPPKQFYRLAPGREVRLRYGYIIQCVSVTKDPETGAVTELHCTYDPETKSGSSHEQRKVKATIHWVSALHALKATVRLYHPLLLPDEAKGQTDQDWTHSLNPQSLETLSGCVVEPSLASAAPGSRFQFERQGYFCVDLESSPESLLFNRTVPLKDAWARVEKTQPTPRR
- a CDS encoding hypothetical protein (conserved protein of unknown function), yielding MTKTEREQIIFRLFAEAARLLVVSGSIRSQSPPAPDIFCEIQNRGKVAFELVEIVTPAFVKGMEDGQKLRKAFETDCKRYPEIADKFSDAHIYVGFFEDVLFPQRHQSVPIVVDELHKQSRTSVEYIPVPPTLRKVVREISVTRGVRDGPAFDVMEMTEHTEEIFGQIEKKCKKNYSKNHPIELLAYYISQPSSDSFDWQSEFHSYVLEALPRCPFERVWVFDNWSTEKIKYVYPSLNEGIEK
- a CDS encoding hypothetical protein (conserved protein of unknown function); its protein translation is MRQTIKARYHDGVLLPLEPLALADEAEVQVTVDTTASVSADEILRQAAQVYQGLTVDQIAEVETIALDRRQFFREPAA
- a CDS encoding hypothetical protein (conserved protein of unknown function) gives rise to the protein MTDIPKPTVQAFLVCDQVIEDSLTKKKSLIGIFTHLQAPSFPFQHQQVGLYFCLTDAEGLYHFDIDLIYLNAEQLVCRATLPNIDIVDRLQISDFGINVPLLIFPAPGRYEFRLRMEGHLIAQKDFSVMPPPDHSAAEPST
- a CDS encoding hypothetical protein (conserved protein of unknown function) codes for the protein MDEPAVFRRTGPLGHPAAGGALTRPGLELCIGSNIFRSTNGVVKIHEKEQVVIETNREHAPFLITLDLYDAHGTRIAHLRRNVLTLNERERFAVEVHLGQSLSSVDGPSVRLMDLQSGGIVLSAAMTSEHKVALLFGRFYSHRGVEVEITPHYCRIGSGRTLFGDIVESRGGPATLG
- a CDS encoding hypothetical protein (conserved protein of unknown function); this encodes MTCVICKRGEVRAKKVEAEIKIGNDHLLVTVDAEACSQCGEAYYSADIMRRLEQVREDFVRKAITPPAVGRVYQLT
- a CDS encoding hypothetical protein (conserved protein of unknown function); amino-acid sequence: MKKETLAHSLGQTLSKAFGSKDADQPGDHSDRSLAHALTVLKEMKAAGRTWQEMADRLEREFGTTLEKDQLKALIR
- a CDS encoding hypothetical protein (conserved protein of unknown function), with the translated sequence MRQEGWPAAPREAQPPLNGWRSDASTRRGFGGVERRPRFSTRSMMTDSSAPMDIDSELLSSSLDGWVVPPHTAARRSRSRGRDRKGAVMTRPLVELVEQFCQYQLKQRGKTEGGVQTYRWNLEQFLLFGRARFGRVARLSDLIKAVIQDWMDEMAARDLTLGTIRSRQSTLSSFCAWLVKREVLPANPISGMDRPPHRIEPPKQVPTPALMDALIEAARKRQRPRDVAIFLILRFSGMRRESVATLQARHLDGLWGLRRVRVKGGKTRDIPLPEPVMRYLHAYVAQVLTPSVTTLTPETPLFWSVWGRRSIGKHRAPMTGKNIWRLCKLYGRMIGYPMLKPHDLRHGVAMEVLERRHDLEQVRALLGHARIDTTQIYTMIRPAQLKQAVSFYEEPARQMLESVRSEEESMFEEHSHVPRTRSLKLQ
- a CDS encoding hypothetical protein (conserved protein of unknown function), which encodes MNYDTIRQCVQGCRFTDHARREMETEPLGRISVDEILGVLDSGGIIEEYPDDGPYPSCLIFGRTQEGRPLHVVCAPVVDEGRLIIITVYQPDPARWEADWRRRKVR